Genomic DNA from Turicibacter faecis:
TTCAAAGTCTGCCTTTTTGGCATAATCCTTAGGATGGAAGACGAAAGTCGGGATACCAAGCAGTTTGGCACGCTCTACACAATAGGCTCCTTCTTTATCACAAACTAACAAGGCTACTTCACATTTTTTTAGATGTAATTTTTCAACAATAGTTTGAAAGTTGCTTCCACTCCCAGATGCAAAAACAACTATTTTCTTCATACTAATTGAACTCCTTCTCCCTCAATGACCTCTCCAATAATATAAGGTTCCTCATCACAGTTTTTCAAAATTTGCATTGTCTTTTCTGCATCCTGACGATCAACAATAATAACCATTCCAATCCCCATATTAAAGACATTGTACATTTCACGTTCTTCTAAGTTACCTAACTCTCTTAGGTAGTTAAAAACTGGAGGTATAGGATAAGAGTTCTTATTAATCTTCACACCACAACCTTTAGGTAAAGCACGTGGGATATTTTCATCAAATCCTCCACCTGTAATATGTGCCATACCATGGACACCGATTTCCTTAATAAGCGATAAAATAGGTTTTACATAAATCTTTGTAGGGGCTAAGACAGCTTCTTTCACTGTCATACCTAATGAATCTTCATAACGATTTAAGTCAATGTCATTATCTTTAAATAAAATCTTTCGAACAAGAGAATACCCATTTGAATGAATTCCACTCGATGGTAAACCAATTAGGACATCGCCTGCTTTCACCTTTTCACCGGTAATCAACTGGTCTTTTTCAACAACACCAACTGCAAATCCTGCTAAATCGTAATGATCTAAGTCATACATATCCGGCATTTCTGCTGTTTCACCACCAATTAATGCGGCACCAGCTTGTTGGCACCCATCAGCTACTCCCTTAACGATAGCTTCAATTTTTTCAGGCTCATTTTTGCCAACAGCGACGTAATCTAAAAAGTAAAGGGGTTGAGCTCCTTGCACAACGATATCATTTACACACATAGCTACGCAATCAATTCCAATTGTATCGTGAACATCAGCTTTAATAGCAACCATTAATTTAGTTCCTACTCCATCAGTCCCCGAAACTAATAACGGTTTTTTATAATTTAATTCTGATAAGTCAAACATTGCTCCAAAAGCACCAATTCCTGAGAAAACTCCTTGTCGATGCGTTTTTGCTACATGTTTTTTAATTCGATTTACACTTTCATAACCCGCTTCTAAGCTAACACCAGATAACTCGTATGCTTTACTCATTTCTCTTTCACCTCTTATTTAACTTCCTTATTGGCACTTTTTACATCTTCATATAAGTACGTCGGGTAGTCCCCGTTAAAGCAGGCCACGCATTGACCACAGTTCTTTCCAAGTTTAGAATCACGTCCAATACCCTTTGTTAAACCGTCAACTGAGACAAACGCTAATGAATCCGCCCCAATTAACTCACATATTTGATCCGTTGTATGTGTAGCCGCCACTAATTCATCATAAGTTGAAAAATCTACCCCGTAAAAACAAGGAAACTTTATCTCGGGTGAAGCAATTCTCACATGCACTTCTCGAGCACCGGCCTCACGTAACATATCAACCATTCGTCGTGAAGTCGTCCCACGAACGATTGAATCATCAATTAGAACGACTCGTTTATCTTTAACGATTGAATGAACAGCTGATAACTTCATTTTAACTCCCTGTTCTCGAAGAGACTGTGAAGGTTGAATAAAAGTACGTCCGATGTATTTATTTTTGACCATCCCAATTTCAAATGGAATCATCGATTCTTCTGCATACCCAATCGCCGCACTCAATCCCGAATCAGGCACACCAACAACAATATCTGCCTCAACAGGAGCTTCTTTAGCTAAAATACGTCCACAATTTTTTCGCGCCTGATGAACATTAATTCCCTCAATATCACTATCAGGACGAGCGAAGTAGACATATTCCATACTGCACATACTCTGCTCACCCTTCACCGCATAACTTTCTGAAGTCATCCCTTCTAAATCAATACGGATGACCTCACCCGGTTTAACATCACGAATATAAGTTGCTCCAATCACATCGAAAGCACAAGTTTCTGAGGCAACAACAAATCCATTTTCACCAATTTTCCCAAGCGATAAAGGGCGCAGCCCTAATTTATCCAAAGCAATATACATTTCGTTTTCCTTTAATAATAAGAAAGCAAAGGCACCCTCGATATAAAGCAATGATTCTTTTAGGGCACTTAACATATCGCCACGTTGTCTTTTTAACAAATGCGCTAAAATTTCCGAATCAGATGTTGTTTGAAAAATACTACCTTCATTCTCCAAATATCCTTTTAATTGATGGGCATTAACTAAATTACCATTATGACACAACCCAAGTCTCCCCGTTTGAGATTGGAATAAAAAAGGTTGCACATTCATGATACCTCCACCACCTGCTGTTGAATAACGAACATGACCGATGGCATGAATTCCTGCTAATCGATTAATATCTTGTTGTGTAAATATGTTATGAACTAGCCCTTCACCCTTATGTTGGTGAAGAGTTTGTCCATCACTTGTAACAATTCCGGCTCCCTCTTGCCCACGATGTTGGAGGGCATGTAACCCGTAATAAGTTAACTCTGCCGCATTTTCGTGATTAAATACACCGAACACGCCGCATTCTTCATTCATTTTATTTTCAAAAAATAAGTCTAATTCTGACATTCCACTCACCCTATCGACTGACACGATTTAAAATTTCAATATACGCTTCTTCTACATTCCCAAGATCTCGTCGGAAACGGTCTTTATCTAATTTTTCGTTTGTCTCTTTATCCCATAATCGGCATGTATCTGGAGAAATCTCATCTGCTAATACAATGGTTCCATCATTTTTACGACCAAATTCGATTTTAAAATCAATTAATCGAATCCCTTGCTTATCGAAAAACTCAATAAGTGCTTGATTAATTTCTAATGTCATTTTTTTAATTGTGGCTAATTCCTCGTATGTTGCCAATCCTAATGCCACAGCATGATCATCATTAATTAATGGGTCACCATACGTATCGTTTTTATAGCATAATTCATATACAACGTTACTTGGTACTGTCCCTTCTTCAATTCCTAAACGTTTTGCCATGCTTCCAGCAATAACATTACGAATAATCACCTCTAAAGGAATAATTTCTACTTGATGGCATAATTGATCACGTTCATTTATTTTTTCGATAAAATGTGTCTTAATTCCGCGTTTTTCTAACATTTCAAAAATGATGGTTGTAATAGCGTTATTTAAGATTCCCTTATTAGCAATACTCGATTTTTTTACTCCATTAAACGCTGTTGCGTCATCCTTATAATGAATAACTACCTTTGCTGCATCATCTGTTTTAAAAATTTGTTTCGCTTTTCCTTCATATAACATTACACGATTTTGACTCATTATAATCATCCTCCGTCTTCTCTATATACCTCTATATAATATAGAAAGGAATTTGAGGGGATTAGACTGATCAATCCCTCTCAATCCTTCACATAAACCGTAAACCAATAACTTCTATTTGAAATATTTAACTCCACTTTCAAAAATTAACTGATCATAATCCCCTGGGACATTTTTGAAAATTTGGTCTCCCATTCGCTCTGAGTGCCCCATTTTACCAAGGATTCGTCCATCTGGACTCGTAATCCCCTCGATAGCCATAATAGATCCATTTGGATTATAAATACCATCCATGGTCGCTTGATTATTTAAGTCAATATATTGCGTTGCAATTTGACCATTTTCAATTAATTGTTTAATCATTTTATCATTCGCTACAAACTTACCTTCACCATGAGAAATTGCCACATTATGAATAGCCCCTACCTCAGTTTGCGATAACCATGGCGATTTATTGGATGCGATTCTTGTACGAACAATTTTAGAAAGGTGGCGATTAATATCGTTCTTTACTAGCGTCGGTGAATCCTCTGTTACTTGATTAAATTTTCCATAAGGTAATAATCCAGATTTGATTAATGCTTGGAATCCATTACAAATTCCTAAGATTAATCCGTCACGCTCGAGTAATCCTTCAACACTTTCTCGAATTCGTTCATTCATTAAAACAGATGTAATAAATTTACCTGATCCATCTGGTTCATCTCCGGCACTGAATCCACCTGAAAGCATTAAAATTTGTGATTGATCAATATGTTTCACCATACGTTCAATGGAAGACTCAATATCTTGGTGATTTTGGTTACCAAAAACATCGATAATAGTTTGAGCTCCTGCCCTTTCAAAAGCTCGTGCTGTATCGTATTCGCAATTTGTTCCAGGGAACACAGGTAAAAATACTTGTGGAGTCGCTCCTAAAGGAGAGGTTTTAATATGTCTATTCGTGTAGTCAACTGTTTGAACCATTTTTTCCGATGATGAAGAGGCAATCGGATAGACGTGTTCAAATTTCCCTTGCCATGCTGCCAAACACTCATCAATCGTTAATACCTCTTGATTAACAATAATTAACGGATCTTTCGTCGTTTTCCCTAATAAATGAGCATGTTCAAATAATAGTGGGCGATCTGTTTCAACGATGATCGATCCAAAATCTATATTAAATAAATCATAACCTGTCTTAATGCTTGCCCCAATCTTATTACCAAACGACATTTTGGCAATCGCTTCAGCAATCCCCCCCTGTTTAATACTAAACGCAGATTTAATATGACCAAGCGTCACCATGTCGTAAATAAAATTATAATTTTCTTTTAATTGTTCAATGTTTGGCATTAAATCCTTCGTCGGATTATGCTTAATTAAATAAATGTAGTTATCTACCTCCTTAAATTCAGGAGATAAAACTTTAGACGCCTTTTCAGTTTGCACTGCAAATGAAATAAGTGTTGGTGGGACATGTAAATCACCAAATGATCCACTCATACTATCCTTTCCACCAATAGCCGGTAGATTAAATCCTTGTTGAACATAGATTGAACCTAATAGCGCGGCGAATGGTTGACCCCAATTTTCTGGATCTTGACCTAAGCGACGGAAATATTCCTGGAATGAAAAACGAATTCCTTGCCATTTTCCACCTAACGCTATAATACGTGCGATCGATTCAATTACTGCGTAAGCCGCCCCATGAAATGGTGACCAAGTTGTAATATCTGGATTATATCCATGTGTTAACATACTTACTGTATTTGTCACCCCATGACGAAGTGGAATTTTATGTACAGATCCCTCTGTTTCAGTTAATTGATACTTTCCTCCATAAGGCATTAAAACACTTGTTCCCCCAATTGTTGCATCAAACATTTCAACCATCCCTTGTAAAGATGCGACATTAGGTTGTCTTAAGTTATTTAAAAACTTTTCCTTAATGGTTTCTCCTTCAATTTTACTCGCAAATGGATCTTCTTCCTTTGGTGTGACAACTTTGACATCCATGTATTGACGTGCACCATTCGTATCTAAAAACTCACGTGATAAGTTGACGATCACCTTATCATTCCAATACATTACTAGTCGGTTTGTATCAGTAACCTTAGCAACCACTGTTGCCTCTAAATTTTCTTCAGTAGCAAATCCAATGAACGTGTCTAAATCCTTTGGATCAATTAAAACAGCCATACGTTCCTGAGATTCTGAAACGGCTAATTCTGTCCCGTTTAACCCTTCATATTTTACTGGAACTTTGTTTAAATCAATCTCAAGTCCATCTGCTAACTCACCAATGGCAACACAAACCCCACCTGCTCCAAAGTCATTACATTTTTTAATTAGACGTGTTACTTCTCCATTTCTAAATAAACGTTGAATTTTACGCTCGGTTGGCGCGTTCCCTTTTTGAACCTCAGACGAAGCCGTTTGAATAGATGTTTTAGTGTGAGCCTTTGATGATCCCGTTGCTCCACCAATACCATCGCGTCCTGTTCTTCCACCTAATAACACAATGATATCCCCTGCTTGTGGTTTTTCACGACGAACATCACTAGCCTTAACTGCACCAACTACAGCCCCTACTTCCATGTGTTTTGCCTTATACCCCTCATGGTAAATTTCACGTACAAAGGTTGTTGCTAAACCAATTTGATTTCCGTAAGAACTATTTCCATCAGCCGATCGTTTAGAGATGACTTGCTGTGGAAGTTTACCTTCCATCGTTTCTTCGATTGTTTCAAGAATATTTGCTCCACCACTGATACGCATCGCTTGATAAACGTATGAGCGTCCAGATAGTGGGTCACGGATAGCCCCACCAATACAAGTTGAAGCTCCAC
This window encodes:
- the purC gene encoding phosphoribosylaminoimidazolesuccinocarboxamide synthase, with translation MSQNRVMLYEGKAKQIFKTDDAAKVVIHYKDDATAFNGVKKSSIANKGILNNAITTIIFEMLEKRGIKTHFIEKINERDQLCHQVEIIPLEVIIRNVIAGSMAKRLGIEEGTVPSNVVYELCYKNDTYGDPLINDDHAVALGLATYEELATIKKMTLEINQALIEFFDKQGIRLIDFKIEFGRKNDGTIVLADEISPDTCRLWDKETNEKLDKDRFRRDLGNVEEAYIEILNRVSR
- the purF gene encoding amidophosphoribosyltransferase; the protein is MSELDLFFENKMNEECGVFGVFNHENAAELTYYGLHALQHRGQEGAGIVTSDGQTLHQHKGEGLVHNIFTQQDINRLAGIHAIGHVRYSTAGGGGIMNVQPFLFQSQTGRLGLCHNGNLVNAHQLKGYLENEGSIFQTTSDSEILAHLLKRQRGDMLSALKESLLYIEGAFAFLLLKENEMYIALDKLGLRPLSLGKIGENGFVVASETCAFDVIGATYIRDVKPGEVIRIDLEGMTSESYAVKGEQSMCSMEYVYFARPDSDIEGINVHQARKNCGRILAKEAPVEADIVVGVPDSGLSAAIGYAEESMIPFEIGMVKNKYIGRTFIQPSQSLREQGVKMKLSAVHSIVKDKRVVLIDDSIVRGTTSRRMVDMLREAGAREVHVRIASPEIKFPCFYGVDFSTYDELVAATHTTDQICELIGADSLAFVSVDGLTKGIGRDSKLGKNCGQCVACFNGDYPTYLYEDVKSANKEVK
- a CDS encoding phosphoribosylformylglycinamidine synthase, whose product is MSQYRVYVEKKESYATEAMSLAHELNENLHLALKNVRIVNVYDVFNINDQQLEVTKQNVLSEKVTDVVSETLDLENKVYFAVEFLPGQYDQRADSAMQCIQLLTGNDEVRVKSGKVILLDEDTSNEDLEKIKHYYINPIEMREKDMDSPLKLDESVEIEDVQIHLGFIDYNDEQLDQFLHEHNMAMTLDDIKLIQAYFCRKEHRNPTETELKVLDTYWSDHCRHTTFETVLQNVTFESGRFHEILESTYNEYCEMRQRVHHNRKPMTLMDMATISMKEQGRLGLLKDLEVSDEINACSIFIDVDVDGVIEPWLLMFKNETHNHPTEIEPFGGASTCIGGAIRDPLSGRSYVYQAMRISGGANILETIEETMEGKLPQQVISKRSADGNSSYGNQIGLATTFVREIYHEGYKAKHMEVGAVVGAVKASDVRREKPQAGDIIVLLGGRTGRDGIGGATGSSKAHTKTSIQTASSEVQKGNAPTERKIQRLFRNGEVTRLIKKCNDFGAGGVCVAIGELADGLEIDLNKVPVKYEGLNGTELAVSESQERMAVLIDPKDLDTFIGFATEENLEATVVAKVTDTNRLVMYWNDKVIVNLSREFLDTNGARQYMDVKVVTPKEEDPFASKIEGETIKEKFLNNLRQPNVASLQGMVEMFDATIGGTSVLMPYGGKYQLTETEGSVHKIPLRHGVTNTVSMLTHGYNPDITTWSPFHGAAYAVIESIARIIALGGKWQGIRFSFQEYFRRLGQDPENWGQPFAALLGSIYVQQGFNLPAIGGKDSMSGSFGDLHVPPTLISFAVQTEKASKVLSPEFKEVDNYIYLIKHNPTKDLMPNIEQLKENYNFIYDMVTLGHIKSAFSIKQGGIAEAIAKMSFGNKIGASIKTGYDLFNIDFGSIIVETDRPLLFEHAHLLGKTTKDPLIIVNQEVLTIDECLAAWQGKFEHVYPIASSSSEKMVQTVDYTNRHIKTSPLGATPQVFLPVFPGTNCEYDTARAFERAGAQTIIDVFGNQNHQDIESSIERMVKHIDQSQILMLSGGFSAGDEPDGSGKFITSVLMNERIRESVEGLLERDGLILGICNGFQALIKSGLLPYGKFNQVTEDSPTLVKNDINRHLSKIVRTRIASNKSPWLSQTEVGAIHNVAISHGEGKFVANDKMIKQLIENGQIATQYIDLNNQATMDGIYNPNGSIMAIEGITSPDGRILGKMGHSERMGDQIFKNVPGDYDQLIFESGVKYFK
- the purM gene encoding phosphoribosylformylglycinamidine cyclo-ligase; the encoded protein is MSKAYELSGVSLEAGYESVNRIKKHVAKTHRQGVFSGIGAFGAMFDLSELNYKKPLLVSGTDGVGTKLMVAIKADVHDTIGIDCVAMCVNDIVVQGAQPLYFLDYVAVGKNEPEKIEAIVKGVADGCQQAGAALIGGETAEMPDMYDLDHYDLAGFAVGVVEKDQLITGEKVKAGDVLIGLPSSGIHSNGYSLVRKILFKDNDIDLNRYEDSLGMTVKEAVLAPTKIYVKPILSLIKEIGVHGMAHITGGGFDENIPRALPKGCGVKINKNSYPIPPVFNYLRELGNLEEREMYNVFNMGIGMVIIVDRQDAEKTMQILKNCDEEPYIIGEVIEGEGVQLV